The DNA window TTAACAGTTACCTTAAGATCATTACCGTTACCTTCGATCTTGGTAATATTTCCAGAATTTGCACCAGAGATAACATCAGAAATTGCAGTATCTTTTAAGCTATCTGTTGGTGTAGTTATTGCAATAAGCCCAAGTACTGCAAACACTAATATTGCCCAGAATAAACTGAGTCGAACAATATTGTTCATTTTTTTTCCAGGTGGTTTTTGTTGTGTTGCCATATAAAAATTAGTATCCTTTGTTATCCGCTATCATATAAGAAAATCCCACTCCTACTATAATATCAGTTTTAAAGGGTTTCAACAATAAAAGTTGAGCGTGTAAATCGTAGCCGGACGCCACCGCCAAGTTCATAAAAAGTACCCTGCTTAGCGGTTTTTATTGCCAGAAGTGCTCTCTTTACCTGTGGCCGCGTCGGACTTTGCTTCGTCCTATCTACAATAAACGCCCTCAGTAACTCTTCCGCGGCAACATTATCCACATAAGTTAAGGTGTAGCGATCATAGGTAGCATCTGGCTGAATAAAGACTTTTAGCTCTTCACTAATTTGCTGTTTAATGAAACACTGCGTCTTCCATAGTGCCCATAGTTGCCTTTTCGTATCTTCATCCATCGACTTTCGAATACTTCCACGAATTTTATTTCGTAGATACTTTTCATCGATATTCGTTGAATCCTCGCGCCACTTTAGGTTATTTCTTTTCGCATAAAGAATAATGTCCTGCTTTGTAACATCCAAAAGTGGCCGAGTGATAGCTGAATCCAAGATGGCAATTCCCCTCCATCCCGTACCCCGAGACACATTGATCGCCATAGTCTCGATCACATCATCACCATGATGGGCGGTAGCGATAGACGCTTTATACGTATCTGCAAGTTCATGCAAAAAATGATATCGGCGCTTACGTGCAACCTCTTCACTCACATCTGAGCCTAATTCTTCTCGCCTTGTTTCAAACTTTAGCCCATGTTGCTCTGCTAACATTCTTACAAACTCAGCATCCTCAGCTGAATCGTCACGAATGCCATGATCAAAGTGGGCCACAATAAGCGTAAGATTCGTTTTTTTTACCAACACATCAAGTAATACTACTGAATCAACACCACCACTCACTGCAACAATTACTGTTTTCATTCACCCCATCGTTTCGAGACGATAACTCCTACCCAAATACCGAAGATACCGCCAACCGTACTCCATAAAATACTCCACCCACTTAGCATGTCGTTATCGCCAAAGAGCACAGGTAAATAAGCTCCGGCAATACCGAAGATAGTTGCAAAGAATAAAATGACTTTTTTGTTCATAGTTTTAGTATATACCGAACTATAGGTAGCGTGTGCTACCAAAAGGAATCTTTTGCTTTACAAAGTCTCCTGTTCCAAGCGTATCGGCTGAATGAACAACACGAGTACCATACCGTTCGTTAATCTCGTCTACTGCATTGGTGACATTACGCTCACGTGCTAGCTCATCACCAAAAATACTTAGTTGAGAATCTGATGCTGCGTTGCTCAGTTCGTAACATGTGACTGAAATCATCTTAATACCTTCTGGCGCAGTTTCGAAAAGCCGTCTAGCATGAGTGTATATGGCTTGGTTGCTAAAAAATGGCATGCTTGACATATGCTTAGCATGCCATGACCCATGGTCATAAGTCCGAACGTAGACATCGATACCCCTGGCCACCAGTCCTTGCGAACGGACCTTCACACCAACATCTTCACATAGATGATGTAGCCGCTTTAACACGGTGAAGTAAGGCAGGCGATAGCCTTCTAAAACATACTGTCGCCCAGCACTCTTCAGTGGAAAATCACGTTTATCAACTTCCCAGCCCCGCAAACGTTGGTGCCACTCTTCTCCACAAACACTCTTAAAAACCATCGTATGAAGTGTCTCAGCGCTTGTATCTAAAAAATCTAACGGCGTATAAATTCCGACGGCATTAAGACGGTGCTCGTTCCTATGGGCGATTCCAGTTAGATCGGTTAGTTTTAAAGTGCCAAGTACCTGGCGTAAATTTTGAGAATCTATCACGTCCAAGCCATCGGGCTTATGAAGGCCTGCAGCGGTCTTTGCAAGAAAACGGTTTGTTGAAATCCCAACGTTACAGCGCATAGCGCACCCAACCTCATCTCGAAGTCGTTGTTTAATCTCATGACCAATATCAACAAGATCACGACCGCATACTGCTTCAGTTGCTTCGGTAAAATCAATCACCCCCTCATCAATGCTTTTCATACGAACATGCGCTGAATAGTCTTGCATGATAGCTGTTAGCCTGTGATATACATATCGATACTTTGCAGGATCGCTTTCAAGTGCGACGACATCTGGAGCAAGCTTTCTCGCCTCTTTCACGCTCATGCCTAGCGTTATACCTAGAGCCTTTGCCTCATAGCTAGCCGTTACGATCATTGTGTGCTCCGTCCGACGATTAACAATTACAACTGGTTTGCCACGTAGCATTGGCCTGGCCTGTTGCTCAACAGTCGCAAAACAACTATTGAGGTCAATGTGCATAATTAATGGACGAGCTGAATTATAGTTATTGTTCATACAATATCCTCCCATGAGTACCAGCTATCATTCTTAAAAACAGGACGTTTCATGTTTATGATCGATAGGGCTGTGCGTGCAAGAAAAAGACGACGGAGTGGTTGGCGCAGCGGGCGACTTGGCAATTGAGTGACTATCGGCTTCTTATTCGTTTTATACATAGTGATCGGCCTCCATCGTAAGATGCCAAGTAAGACGTTCACTGTCTAGTTCTATGCGATAGTCAGCACCGCCGTCTGTGACGTCAAACATATGGACGGTACGATGCCCCTTAACGCTTGGGTGTCTAAGACCTATTTCAGTAATCTCGACTTCCCGTCCACTCGGACGCCTAAATCTTATGGGTCGACAGGGGTTTAGACCTTCGCCAAATACTGTTATTACCTCTATTCGCTCATTTAAAAAAGTTTCATCATTCATATCAAAAATCCTCAAAATTAGTTATTGAGAAACGATATTGATTGTATTGCCCGTCTTTTCTGCCCGTTTCTAGCTAAAAATCCGAAGACAATTGAATGATCCGTTCGCGAGGGACGCTTTGTCTCACTGAGACCAGTGTGTGTCGCGGGGAAGTATCTTTATTATACAACTATCCGTTGTTAACTGTAAGCCCCAGTGCGTAAGCAAGACTTGGTGCCACCATGCTCAACTGTGCACCGTCGATTGTTGCGCCTTTTAGAGATGGCCAGCCAACAATATTGATCAACTCTGATGTGCGTAAATCGACACTTTTACATGTAGCCTTTTCAAATACTGTCGCCTCGAGTTGACATGATTCAAACGTCACGTCGTGTAGCACGCCACTGAGGAAATCTGCTTCTACAAGTTGGCAATCGACAAATTTTACTCGCCGAAGATCAGCAAAACGAAAATTCACCATATCAAGCTTACAACCTTTAAATACAACATCGTGTAGCTGTGCGTTACTAAAATCAAGACCACTCATCCGACAGTCGCTTAATATGACCCTGTTAAAGCTAGCCTGGGTCATTATACTACCTGAAAAATCTGATTTACTAAGTAGGGCGTCCCTTGCGCTTAACCGTGGGAGTTGAGCTCCTCCAAGTCGACACTTCTCTATTGTTACACCGTTTAAATCTGCTGCTGCAATCGTTAACTTATCCGCCTCCTGGTCAATAACCTGAGCCGATTCAAGCGAGCCTTCACTGACAAAATCATTCAAAGAATACATGCTTAAACTGGTAGGAATCATTGGACTTGCAACCTTCATAGTAGTAAGTATACAGACAGTTTGTTTTCTGGCCATGTATTGCATACAAGGATTTAGAACATTTTACAAATAAATTTGTTTTTATTTGCTATGATGAAAACATGAATTTACCTTTTGATATCATCACCGATCTTCCTGAGAGTTCCGAAATGAAATGGCAGCGTCAATTTATCGGTACTGATCGCAAAAAACATGAAGGAATCTGGAGGCGAACCCAAGAGCTCGCAACGAGTAAAGATTCTCATTATGAATCAGATAGCGACGGTCGCTGGAAACTAGTCCACTTTTTTGACGAATATGATCTTGTAAAAGTTAACGGCTCGTACACACTTGTTCTTCAAAAGCCGTACTTATGGTGGAACACTGCACTACCTGAGATAGAGCTCCAGCGATACTATCAAAAAACTATTGATGCAATGGCGG is part of the Candidatus Saccharimonadales bacterium genome and encodes:
- the tilS gene encoding tRNA lysidine(34) synthetase TilS, whose amino-acid sequence is MKTVIVAVSGGVDSVVLLDVLVKKTNLTLIVAHFDHGIRDDSAEDAEFVRMLAEQHGLKFETRREELGSDVSEEVARKRRYHFLHELADTYKASIATAHHGDDVIETMAINVSRGTGWRGIAILDSAITRPLLDVTKQDIILYAKRNNLKWREDSTNIDEKYLRNKIRGSIRKSMDEDTKRQLWALWKTQCFIKQQISEELKVFIQPDATYDRYTLTYVDNVAAEELLRAFIVDRTKQSPTRPQVKRALLAIKTAKQGTFYELGGGVRLRFTRSTFIVETL
- a CDS encoding pentapeptide repeat-containing protein, yielding MKVASPMIPTSLSMYSLNDFVSEGSLESAQVIDQEADKLTIAAADLNGVTIEKCRLGGAQLPRLSARDALLSKSDFSGSIMTQASFNRVILSDCRMSGLDFSNAQLHDVVFKGCKLDMVNFRFADLRRVKFVDCQLVEADFLSGVLHDVTFESCQLEATVFEKATCKSVDLRTSELINIVGWPSLKGATIDGAQLSMVAPSLAYALGLTVNNG